Proteins co-encoded in one Arachis hypogaea cultivar Tifrunner chromosome 13, arahy.Tifrunner.gnm2.J5K5, whole genome shotgun sequence genomic window:
- the LOC112733063 gene encoding protein FAR1-RELATED SEQUENCE 5-like, which yields MSTDQAIYEEASYSTAYDDSDQYNSCDVNVPSISEDDTQHVDKGKESVNIIQVEDDAMAVNNELPDHTRIPIDEISYVGLRFVSLQRAQEFYSNYAKKVGFVTRIRNTNFDKTRTDSKIPINQLLHCSREGYRESRVKAATRVKRITTAECKARMYVMLDRQQDNWMVSTLELKHTHLCSTKQVMHYTEYRELTMHAKCVIQNNDEAGIRPNKTYLALANEVGGSSNLGYSEKDVRNYITSNLHCADGNADVKEMISYFMRMKDINPNFFYAVDVDEANKFKSVLWVDARCRASYEYYGDVASFDTTYSKNKHGLPFASFVGVNHHGKSTLLRCALLENEEIRSFEWAFKQWLRCMESPPQAIITDQCKSMFGAIRNVLPDTHHQWCIWHIMKKIPHKLGGYARYREINDRMHGTVWNARSVESFEKDWSAFIAEFNLEQNRWLSDLYDERQMWVPIYFQGEFWVGMISTQRSESMHAFFGGYLHCKSGLVQFVHEYDNVLGNKEQKDLEDDAADSKGVVPCSSSSTIERQFQRCIS from the exons GGGAAAGAATCTGTAAACATTATTCAAGTAGAGGACGATGCAATGGCAGTGAATAATGAG TTACCCGATCACACTAGAATTCCAATAGATGAAATTTCGTACGTAGGATTGAGATTTGTTTCCTTGCAGCGGGCACAAGAGTTTTATTCTAATTATGCAAAGAAAGTTGGCTTCGTGACTAGGATTAGGAATACCAACTTTGACAAGACCAGGACGGATTCAAAGATACCCATTAACCAATTGTTACACTGTAGTCGTGAAGGTTATCGGGAGTCTCGAGTGAAGGCAGCAACTCGGGTAAAGAGAATAACAACAGCTGAATGCAAAGCAAGGATGTACGTGATGCTTGATAGGCAGCAGGATAATTGGATGGTCTCCACATTAGAACTGAAGCACACCCACCTGTGTTCTACCAAGCAAGTTATGCATTACACTGAGTACAGGGAACTGACCATGCATGCCAAGTGTGTGATTCAGAACAACGATGAGGCTGGCATACGGCCCAACAAGACTTATCTCGCACTGGCGAACGAGGTTGGTGGCTCGTCGAATTTAGGTTACTCAGAAAAGGATGTGAGGAACTACATTACGAGCAATCTGCACTGTGCTGATGGAAACGCAGATGTGAAGGAAATGATTAGCTATTTCATGCGAATGAAAGATATCAACCCGAATTTCTTTTATGCAGTTGATGTAGACGAAGCTAACAAGTTTAAAAGTGTGCTCTGGGTAGATGCAAGATGCAGGGCTTCCTATGAATATTATGGTGACGTGGCATCGTTTGATACAACGTACAGTAAAAATAA GCACGGACTTCCATTTGCATCTTTTGTTGGTGTCAACCATCACGGCAAGTCCACTCTGCTCAGATGTGCTTTGCTGGAAAATGAGGAAATTCGTAGCTTTGAGTGGGCCTTTAAGCAATGGTTGAGGTGCATGGAATCTCCCCCACAGGCCATCATCACGGACCAGTGCAAATCCATGTTTGGTGCTATTAGGAATGTCCTTCCAGATACTCACCACCAATGGTGCATATGGCACATAATGAAGAAGATACCGCATAAGCTTGGAGGATATGCTCGGTACAGAGAAATAAATGATAGAATGCATGGCACTGTTTGGAATGCCAGGTCTGTGGAATCTTTCGAGAAGGATTGGTCTGCATTCATTGCTGAGTTTAACTTAGAGCAAAACAGATGGCTATCAG ACCTTTATGACGAACGTCAAATGTGGGTTCCAATCTATTTTCAAGGTGAATTTTGGGTAGGTATGATAAGTACTCAACGAAGTGAGAGTATGCATGCCTTTTTCGGTGGTTACTTGCATTGCAAGAGTGGACTGGTTCAGTTCGTGCATGAGTATGACAACGTGCTTGGGAACAAGGAGCAGAAGGATCTGGAAGATGATGCTGCAGACTCTAAAGGAGTTGTCCCCTGTTCATCAAGTTCTACAATTGAAAGACAATTTCAGC GCTGCATTTCTTAA